From a single Arachis hypogaea cultivar Tifrunner chromosome 3, arahy.Tifrunner.gnm2.J5K5, whole genome shotgun sequence genomic region:
- the LOC112791161 gene encoding uncharacterized protein isoform X1, producing the protein MGERADEAAFAAEKPRCRRRKILPFQLSSPESWSSSPPEVVTGAAAKPVRRLPLFWFCHSFFVRSTFEAWKVEKVFSNISWSVIFSPHNFIREVIRNIAELYSFMDLKFCKRKCVHSYRA; encoded by the exons ATGGGTGAAAGAGCGGACGAAGCTGCCTTTGCCGCTGAAAAACCTCGCTGCCGTCGCCGAAAAATCCTGCCG TTTCAGTTATCGTCACCAGAGAGCTGGTCGTCGTCGCCACCCGAGGTGGTTACCGGGGCTGCCGCCAAACCGGTTCGAAGATTGCCGCTGTTTTGGTTCTGCCATTCCTTCTTCGTTCG gagcacattcgaggcatggaaggttgagaaagttttctccaacatatcatggtctgttatcttttccccacataatttcattcgtgaggtgattcgaaacattgcagaattatattcatttatggatttaaaattttgtaaacgcaagtgcgtccattcatatcgggcttga
- the LOC112791161 gene encoding uncharacterized protein isoform X3 codes for MGERADEAAFAAEKPRCRRRKILPFQLSSPESWSSSPPEVVTGAAAKPVRRLPLFWFCHSFFVRRKVVYRYLRDVLRVCSCFVSLAHITMVIAKVAWS; via the exons ATGGGTGAAAGAGCGGACGAAGCTGCCTTTGCCGCTGAAAAACCTCGCTGCCGTCGCCGAAAAATCCTGCCG TTTCAGTTATCGTCACCAGAGAGCTGGTCGTCGTCGCCACCCGAGGTGGTTACCGGGGCTGCCGCCAAACCGGTTCGAAGATTGCCGCTGTTTTGGTTCTGCCATTCCTTCTTCGTTCG TCGTAAGGTTGTGTATCGATACTTGCGTGATGTGCTCAGAGTTTGCAGCTGCTTCGTTTCGCTAGCTca TATTactatggttattgcgaaagtggcttggagctga
- the LOC112791161 gene encoding uncharacterized protein isoform X4: MGERADEAAFAAEKPRCRRRKILPLSSPESWSSSPPEVVTGAAAKPVRRLPLFWFCHSFFVRRKVVYRYLRDVLRVCSCFVSLAHITMVIAKVAWS, from the exons ATGGGTGAAAGAGCGGACGAAGCTGCCTTTGCCGCTGAAAAACCTCGCTGCCGTCGCCGAAAAATCCTGCCG TTATCGTCACCAGAGAGCTGGTCGTCGTCGCCACCCGAGGTGGTTACCGGGGCTGCCGCCAAACCGGTTCGAAGATTGCCGCTGTTTTGGTTCTGCCATTCCTTCTTCGTTCG TCGTAAGGTTGTGTATCGATACTTGCGTGATGTGCTCAGAGTTTGCAGCTGCTTCGTTTCGCTAGCTca TATTactatggttattgcgaaagtggcttggagctga
- the LOC112791170 gene encoding uncharacterized protein, giving the protein MISAISWIPIGASKAEPNIAEPPSKEEIQDIFTTAAASSFSSSSKLTTADSENEEEAGDECMDDAGGAVDKVARALNVADALRKADKLDDIALGLKDLDMEHCDDEDEGVEVFSSGIGDLYYPSNDLDPYIKDKKDDDDSDELEDMLINPTDSVIVCARTEDDLSLLEVHILEDAGTSEMNMYVHHDIIIPAFPLSTAWLDCLQGREKENFLAVGSMEPSIEIWDLDVIDTV; this is encoded by the exons ATGATTTCAGCTATTTCGTGGATACCGATAGGTGCTTCGAAGGCGGAACCCAACATAGCGGAACCTCCTtccaaggaagaaattcaagatATATTCACGACCGCCGCCGCcagttctttctcttcttcttcaaaactcaC TACAGCAGAcagtgaaaatgaggaagaagctGGGGATGAATGCATGGATGATGCCGGTGGCGCCGTCGATAAAGTTGCGCGAGCACTCAATGTTGCTGATGCTCTCAGGAAGGCTGATAAATTGGATGATATTGCCCTCGGTTTGAAGGATCTTGACATGGAACATTGcgatgatgaagatgaag GAGTTGAGGTATTTAGTTCCGGGATTGGTGATCTTTATTATCCAAGTAACGACCTGGATCCTTATATCAAAGATAAGAAA GATGATGATGACTCTGATGAACTCGAAGACATGCTCATTAATCCAACTGATTCCGTCATTGTTTGTGCTCGTACTGAGGACGATCTCAGTCTTCTCGAG GTTCATATACTTGAGGACGCCGGTACTAGTGAGATGAACATGTATGTCCATCATGATATCATAATTCCTGCATTTCCACTATCCACAGCTTGGCTTGACTGCCTTCAAGGAAGAGAGAAAG AAAACTTCTTAGCTGTTGGTTCAATGGAACCGTCAATAGAAATTTGGGACCTTGATGTT ATTGATACAGTGTAG
- the LOC112791161 gene encoding uncharacterized protein isoform X2 codes for MGERADEAAFAAEKPRCRRRKILPLSSPESWSSSPPEVVTGAAAKPVRRLPLFWFCHSFFVRSTFEAWKVEKVFSNISWSVIFSPHNFIREVIRNIAELYSFMDLKFCKRKCVHSYRA; via the exons ATGGGTGAAAGAGCGGACGAAGCTGCCTTTGCCGCTGAAAAACCTCGCTGCCGTCGCCGAAAAATCCTGCCG TTATCGTCACCAGAGAGCTGGTCGTCGTCGCCACCCGAGGTGGTTACCGGGGCTGCCGCCAAACCGGTTCGAAGATTGCCGCTGTTTTGGTTCTGCCATTCCTTCTTCGTTCG gagcacattcgaggcatggaaggttgagaaagttttctccaacatatcatggtctgttatcttttccccacataatttcattcgtgaggtgattcgaaacattgcagaattatattcatttatggatttaaaattttgtaaacgcaagtgcgtccattcatatcgggcttga
- the LOC112791162 gene encoding uncharacterized protein, translating into MVIPSPVRPPRITQFLKPYVLRMHFTNKYVSAQVIHTPTATVASSASSQEKALRSSLEIKRDVAAAAKIGKLLAERLLLKDIAAVSVHLKREQKYHGKVKAVIDSLRDAGVMLL; encoded by the coding sequence ATGGTTATCCCTTCTCCAGTAAGGCCTCCAAGGATCACACAATTTCTAAAACCCTACGTTCTGAGGATGCATTTTACTAATAAGTATGTGAGTGCCCAGGTGATCCACACGCCAACTGCTACCGTGGCCTCTTCTGCTAGCTCACAGGAGAAAGCATTGAGATCAAGCTTGGAAATTAAGCGTGATGTGGCCGCGGCTGCAAAGATCGGAAAGTTACTAGCCGAACGCCTCTTGCTTAAGGACATTGCTGCTGTTTCTGTTCATTTGAAGAGAGAACAGAAGTATCATGGGAAGGTTAAGGCAGTTATTGATTCTCTCAGGGATGCTGGCGTTATGCTTCTTTGA